A genomic stretch from Neomonachus schauinslandi chromosome 16, ASM220157v2, whole genome shotgun sequence includes:
- the CX3CL1 gene encoding fractalkine: protein MAPPPFWGLLRLAALCHLTALLAGQHLGVKKCNTTCNRMTSEIPVALLDHYHRNQESCGKPAIILRTKKNRTFCADPKEKWVQKAIAHLERQTAVPNRNGGTFEKQIGVGEPRTTPAARGMDRPAVTEPKSTQENSGQEAQRASGTSSELPTGVADSWGTRFPSTPKAPDGGPPAGSQKTEFFNAATLTTATSWQSSAAYKPGSGLWTEGKASEALPTQAPSTQAPSTEAPSTQAPPTHTPTISHTASEDSVGPEGQPVWVTGDNPMPENSLGPEEMDPTSAHTDTFGGPDGTPRLSTVPVSSQRVPSREPVASGSWTSKAEEPIHATVDPQRLGVLITPVPDSQAATRRQAVGLLAFLGLLFCLGLAMFAYQSLQGCPRKLAGDMVEGLRYVPRSCGSNSYVLVPV from the exons ATGGCTCCTCCGCCCTTCTGGGGGCTGCTCCGCTTGGCTGCCCTCTGCCATCTGACCGCACTGCTGGCCG GACAGCACCTCGGTGTGAAGAAATGCAACACGACCTGCAACAGGATGACCTCGGAGATTCCCGTGGCCTTACTAGACCACTACCATCGAAATCAAGAATCCTGCGGCAAGCCTGCTATCAT cTTGAGGACGAAAAAGAACAGAACCTTCTGTGCTGATCCAAAGGAGAAATGGGTTCAGAAAGCCATAGCACATCTAGAACGCCAGACTGCTGTTCCAAATCGAAATGGCGGCACGTTCGAGAAGCAAATCGGTGTGGGTGAGCCCAGGACCACCCCGGCCGCCAGGGGAATGGACAGGCCTGCGGTCACAGAGCCCAAATCCACCCAGGAAAACAGTggccaggaggcacagagggccTCGGGGACTTCCTCAGAGCTGCCAACAGGAGTGGCTGATTCCTGGGGGACCAGGTTCCCCTCCACTCCAAAGGCTCCGGATGGAGGACCTCCAGCTGGGTCCCAGAAAACTGAGTTTTTCAACGCTGCTACCCTCACCACCGCAACGTCCTGGCAGAGTTCTGCTGCCTACAAACCCGGGTCGGGCCTCTGGACGGAGGGAAAGGCCTCTGaggccctccccacccaggccccctccacccaggccccctccacCGAGGCCCcctccacccaggccccccctaCCCACACCCCCACCATTTCACACACAGCCTCAGAGGACAGTGTTGGCCCTGAAGGCCAACCTGTGTGGGTCACAGGAGACAATCCCATGCCAGAGAACTCTCTAGGGCCTGAGGAGATGGATCCCACCTCAGCTCACACGGATACTTTCGGGGGGCCTGACGGCACGCCCCGTCTCTCCACGGTCCCTGTCTCCTCTCAAAGGgtccccagcagggagccagtgGCCTCAGGCAGCTGGACCTCCAAGGCGGAGGAGCCCATCCATGCCACCGTGGACCCCCAGAGGCTGGGTGTCCTCATCACTCCCGTCCCCGACTCGCAGGCAGCTACCCGGAGGCAGGCGGTGGGGCTGTTGGCCTTCCTTGGCCTCCTCTTCTGCCTGGGGCTGGCCATGTTTGCCTATCAGAGCCTCCAGGGCTGTCCCCGCAAGCTAGCCGGGGACATGGTGGAGGGGCTTCGCTATGTCCCCCGGAGCTGTGGCAGCAACTCCTATGTTCTGGTGCCAGTGTGA
- the CCL17 gene encoding C-C motif chemokine 17, whose product MTPLKMLLLVALLLGASLQVTHAARGTNVGRECCREYFKGAIPLKRLKMWYKTSRECPKEAIVLVTVQDKLFCSDPKDTRVKKAVRYLKSMWDPGLQES is encoded by the exons ATGACCCCCCTGAAGATGCTGCTCCTGGTCGCACTCCTCCTGGGGGCTTCTCTGCAGGTCACACACGCAG CGCGAGGGACCAATGTGGGCCGGGAGTGCTGCCGAGAGTACTTCAAAGGAGCCATTCCTCTCAAAAGGCTGAAAATGTGGTACAAGACCTCAAGGGAGTGTCCCAAGGAAGCCATCGT GCTTGTAACTGTCCAAGACAAGCTCTTCTGTTCGGACCCCAAGGACACGAGGGTGAAGAAAGCAGtcagatatttaaaaagcatgtggGACCCCGGGCTCCAAGAATCCTGA
- the CIAPIN1 gene encoding anamorsin isoform X1: MGFRSIGPAGMADYGISAGQFVAVVWDKSSPVEALKDLVDKLRTLTGNEGRVSVENIKQLLQSAHKESSFDIILSGVIPGSTALHSAEILAEMARILRPGGSLFLREPVETAVVNNSKVRTTSKLCSALTLSGLVEVKELQRESLSPEEIQSVQEHLDYQSDSLLSVSITGKKPNFEVGSSSQLKLSLAKKTSPPVKPAVDPAAAKLWTLSANDMEDESVDLIDSDELLDPEDFKKPDPASLRAPSCEEGKKRKACKNCTCGLAEELEKEMSREQASSQPKSACGNCYLGDAFRCTSCPYLGMPAFRPGEQVLLSGANLSDA, translated from the exons GTCCATCGGCCCGGCAGGAATGGCAGATTATGGGATCTCAGCTGGCCAGTTTGTGGCTGTGGTCTGGGATAAGTCATCCCCCGTGGAGGCTCTGAAAGATCTGGTGGATAAGCTTCGAACGTTAACCGGCAATGAGGGCCGGGTGTCTGTGGAAAACATCAAGCAGCTGTTGCAAT CTGCCCACAAAGAATCTAGCTTTGACATTATTTTGTCGGGTGTAATTCCTGGAAGTACCGCTCTGCACAGCGCTGAGATTTTGGCTGAGATGGCCCGGATCCTGCGGCCTGGTGGAAGTCTTTTTCTGAGAGAGCCAGTAGAGACCGCTGTAG TTAACAACAGCAAAGTGAGGACGACCTCTAAGCTGTGTTCGGCCCTGACTCTTTCCGGCCTCGTGGAAGTGAAAGAG CTGCAGCGGGAGTCCTTGAGCCCCGAAGAGATACAGTCTGTCCAAGAACACCTGGATTACCAAAGCGACAGCTTGCTCTCTGTGAGCATCACAGGCAAAAAACCCAACTTTGAAGTGGGTTCTTCTAGTCAACTGAAGCTTTCTCTTGCCAAGAAGACTTCTCCTCCAG TGAAGCCCGCTGTGGACCCTGCCGCGGCCAAGCTCTGGACCCTGTCCGCCAACGACATGGAGGATGAGAGCGTG GATCTCATTGACTCAGACGAGCTGCTGGATCCAGAGGATTTTAAGAAGCCAGATCCAGCTTCCCTGCGGGCTCCTTCAtgtgaagaagggaaaaagaggaaagccTGCAAGAATTG CACCTGTGGCCTCGCGGAAGAACTGGAAAAAGAGATGTCAAGGGAACAGGCGAGCTCCCAGCCCAAGTCGGCTTGTGGAAAT TGCTACCTGGGCGACGCTTTCCGCTGTACCAGCTGCCCCTACCTCGGGATGCCGGCCTTCAGACCCGGGGAGCAGGTGCTCCTGAGCGGCGCCAACCTCAGTGACGCCTAG
- the CIAPIN1 gene encoding anamorsin isoform X2, with protein sequence MADYGISAGQFVAVVWDKSSPVEALKDLVDKLRTLTGNEGRVSVENIKQLLQSAHKESSFDIILSGVIPGSTALHSAEILAEMARILRPGGSLFLREPVETAVVNNSKVRTTSKLCSALTLSGLVEVKELQRESLSPEEIQSVQEHLDYQSDSLLSVSITGKKPNFEVGSSSQLKLSLAKKTSPPVKPAVDPAAAKLWTLSANDMEDESVDLIDSDELLDPEDFKKPDPASLRAPSCEEGKKRKACKNCTCGLAEELEKEMSREQASSQPKSACGNCYLGDAFRCTSCPYLGMPAFRPGEQVLLSGANLSDA encoded by the exons ATGGCAGATTATGGGATCTCAGCTGGCCAGTTTGTGGCTGTGGTCTGGGATAAGTCATCCCCCGTGGAGGCTCTGAAAGATCTGGTGGATAAGCTTCGAACGTTAACCGGCAATGAGGGCCGGGTGTCTGTGGAAAACATCAAGCAGCTGTTGCAAT CTGCCCACAAAGAATCTAGCTTTGACATTATTTTGTCGGGTGTAATTCCTGGAAGTACCGCTCTGCACAGCGCTGAGATTTTGGCTGAGATGGCCCGGATCCTGCGGCCTGGTGGAAGTCTTTTTCTGAGAGAGCCAGTAGAGACCGCTGTAG TTAACAACAGCAAAGTGAGGACGACCTCTAAGCTGTGTTCGGCCCTGACTCTTTCCGGCCTCGTGGAAGTGAAAGAG CTGCAGCGGGAGTCCTTGAGCCCCGAAGAGATACAGTCTGTCCAAGAACACCTGGATTACCAAAGCGACAGCTTGCTCTCTGTGAGCATCACAGGCAAAAAACCCAACTTTGAAGTGGGTTCTTCTAGTCAACTGAAGCTTTCTCTTGCCAAGAAGACTTCTCCTCCAG TGAAGCCCGCTGTGGACCCTGCCGCGGCCAAGCTCTGGACCCTGTCCGCCAACGACATGGAGGATGAGAGCGTG GATCTCATTGACTCAGACGAGCTGCTGGATCCAGAGGATTTTAAGAAGCCAGATCCAGCTTCCCTGCGGGCTCCTTCAtgtgaagaagggaaaaagaggaaagccTGCAAGAATTG CACCTGTGGCCTCGCGGAAGAACTGGAAAAAGAGATGTCAAGGGAACAGGCGAGCTCCCAGCCCAAGTCGGCTTGTGGAAAT TGCTACCTGGGCGACGCTTTCCGCTGTACCAGCTGCCCCTACCTCGGGATGCCGGCCTTCAGACCCGGGGAGCAGGTGCTCCTGAGCGGCGCCAACCTCAGTGACGCCTAG